One Tachysurus fulvidraco isolate hzauxx_2018 chromosome 2, HZAU_PFXX_2.0, whole genome shotgun sequence DNA segment encodes these proteins:
- the LOC113652460 gene encoding hydroxylysine kinase-like — protein MQMFSHVIPLTAMSIKKASKPNLRDSQVTELTARLFGLTVSTIHPLPSYDDQNFHVVCVDAGDFVLKVMNSTDSENMKLLEVQTHSMNFLQQNGLPAQKALCTVTGKMMSLEEIDCGYGLQKYLVRLLTYLPGTPIAKITSTPQLLYETGKMGAMLDMILLSMEHENLGALQRENFIWSLSCFPLIDDYLHVMDGDPMQLIIRGVIDQYRNQVVPKLPSFRKCINHGDLNDHNILVKQDGPSCYRISGILDFGHMSSGYFVFDLAITIMYMMIESRNPLEVVGPVIAGFESIFPLNSDERDALYTLVLSRFSQSLVYARSAVLQQPENEDYLMITAKNGHRLLQLLWEKGKEEVEKVWFKGAANISN, from the exons ATGCAAATGTTCTCTCATGTAATTCCTCTTACAGCAATGTCAATAAAGAAAGCATCCAAACCGAACCTGAGAGACTCCCAGGTGACAGAATTAACTGCACGTCTTTTTGGGCTAACTGTATCTACCATACATCCTCTGCCCAGTTACGATGATCAGAACTtccatgtggtgtgtgtggatgctGGTGACTTTGTGTTGAAGGTCATGAACTCTACAGATAGTGAGAACATGAAACTACTTGAGGTGCAGACACACAGCATGAACTTCTTGCAGCAGAATGGACTTCCTGCACAGAAGGCTCTTTGCACTGTTACAGGGAAAATGATGAGTCTGGAAGAG ATAGATTGTGGATATGGCCTTCAGAAATATCTGGTGCGTTTGCTGACATACCTGCCTGGAACTCCAATTGCCAAAATCACCAGTACGCCACAGCTACTATATGAAACGGGAAAAATGGGTGCCATGCTGGACATGATTTTACTGTCG ATGGAGCATGAGAACCTCGGTGCTCTTCAGAGGGAGAACTTCATCTGGAGTTTGTCCTGTTTTCCTCTGATAGATGATTATCTCCATGTGATGGATGGAGATCCAATGCAGCTAATCATTAGAGGAGTTATTGATCAGTACCGAAACCAAGTGGTACCGAAACTCCCCTCCTTCCGCAAGT GTATAAATCATGGAGATTTGAATGATCACAACATCCTTGTGAAGCAGGACGGTCCATCGTGCTACAGGATCAGCGGCATTCTGGACTTTGGTCATATGAGCAGcggttattttgtttttgacctGGCGATCACAATAATGTACATGATGATCGAGAGCCGGAATCCGCTGGAGGTTGTGGGTCCAGTCATCGCTGGGTTTGAGAGCATTTTTCCTCTGAACTCTGATGAAAGAGATGCTTTGTATACTCTGGTGCTGAGTCGGTTTTCTCAGTCGCTGGTTTATGCACGTTCTGCGGTTCTCCAGCAACCAGAAAACGAAGACTATCTGATGATCACAGCAAAAAATGGACATAGACTCCTCCAGCTTCTGTGGGAAAAAGGGAAAGAGGAAGTGGAGAAAGTATGGTTTAAAGGTGCTGCTAATATCTCAAATTAA